Within the Nitrospira sp. genome, the region CCATGTTCACCCCTAGAATGAGAATGCCTCGCTCCACAGCGAGGCGGGCGGCGTTCAACATGGTCCCGTCGCCGCCAAGGACCAATAACACCTCGGCTTTCATCGCCAATTGCGTCTTCTGATATCCTCCGGATTCACCGAGCAGTTGCGTGGCGGTCGTATCCAACAGCGTCTCAATCTGTCGGGCGCGTAGCCAGGAGACCACACTTTGCAAGGTGGATTGGATCTCAGGAAATTTGGGTTTGGTCAGAATGCCGATGCTTTTGCTTTTCATGAAGGTTGCTGCCCGAGGCGTTTGGGAAGGCCTCTGAAGAGCGGTGGATTGTATCGGTGAGCTTCCAAAGCTGTCAACGCGCGAGCACGTCGCCGCGAATCAATCGGGGTGCCCGAAACAGCGATGACACGTCGGTAGATACTGCCCGTATCGGAATGGCTTCCAACCTTGACACTCGCTCGCCCCATAGTTAGAATTAGACGAGGTTTTTTCAGAGCTTGTGTGTAGCCGTTTCCTACCCGCGTACACCCACAAGGAGGCAGGATGTTCGAACGATTCACAGACAAGGGTCGGAAGATCATCATCCTAGCCAGAGAAGAGGCTGAGCGGCACCAAAACGATTACCTCGGCACGGAACATCTGGTTCTGGCTATCCTGCGGGAATCCGACGGCATTGCCCTCATGATTCTCAAGAAGATGGGCCTTTCGCCCGAGCAAATCCGACTCGAAATCGAGCGCAATCTACCCGGGGGCGGAACGACCATGACCTTCGGGGAAATTCCCTTCAGCCCACGGGTCAAGAAGGTCATCGAGTACGCCGTCGAAGAAGCTCGCCTCCTCGGTCATAACCATATCGGTAGCGAACATCTGCTGCTTGGCCTGTTGCGCGAGGAGGAGGGGATCGGGGGAAAGATTCTCCGGAGCCTGGGAGCCAACCTTCTCACCGCACGTCAGCTCACCGTGACCTTTCTGCGGAAGTCTACCCCGCGGGAGCGAGATCGGAAGAGCAATACACCCGCGCTCGATGAATTCGGCCGCGATCTCACTCAACTTGCACAGGAAGGCCAACTGGACCCGGTGATTGGTCGCTCGGATGAGATCGAACGGGTGTTGCAGATCCTGAGTCGCCGGACAAAAAACAATCCCGTCTTGATCGGCGAATCCGGCGTGGGCAAGACGGCGATCGTGGAAGGACTGGCGCAGCGCATCGTGACGTCCGAGGTGCCCGACAATCTGCTCAATCGTCGAGTCATCGCGCTGGATCTCGGTTCCCTCGTGGCGGGGACGAAGTATCGTGGACAGTTCGAGGAGCGGCTGAAAGTCGTCATGAAGGAGATCGCCCAAGCCGGCAACATCATCATTTTCATCGATGAGTTGCATACGCTCGTCGGGGCAGGCGCAGCCGAAGGATCGATCGACGCCTCCAACATGCTGAAGCCAGCGCTCTCCCGAGGTGAGATTCAGTGCATTGGCGCGACGACGCTGGATGAGTATCGTAAGCACATCGAAAAGGACGGCGCCCTGAAACGGCGCTTTCAACCGATTTACGTACAACCGCCGAGTGTGGACGAAACCATTCGCATCATCCAAGGGCTTCGCGATCGGTATGAGGAACACCACGGGGTCGAAATCACGGACGAAGCCATCGTCGAAGCCGTTAAACTCTCAGACCGATACATCACGGATCGCTTCCTGCCGGACAAGGCCATCGATCTGATCGATGAAACCGGATCGCGCGCGAAACTCCAGACCTACGCGTTGCCGGGAGAGCTGAAGGCGCTGGAGCAAGAGCTCAAGCGAGTCTCGCGTGAAAAGGAGGTCGCGATTTCCATGCAGAACTTCGAGGAGGCCGTGCGCCACCGAGAAGAAGAGGAACGGCTTCGGAAGCTGCTGGAAGAGTCGAAGCGTGAATGGAAGAAGAGCCAGGAGAAGCATAAACCCGTCATCAGCAAGGAGGACGTCGCTTACGTTGTCTCAAAAATGACCGGCATTCCGCTCTTCAAGCTCGAGGAAGAAGAGTCGAACAAACTGCTTCGGATGGAGGAGTTTCTTCACCGCCGTGTGGTCGGCCAGGACGAGGCGATCTCGGCCGTGGCGAGGGCCATTCGCAGGTCTCGAGCGGGTCTCAAGGAAACCAAGAAGCCTATTGGGTCGTTTATTTTCCTGGGTCCGACGGGTGTCGGGAAGACGGAACTCGCGCGTGCCCTGGCTGAATTCCTCTTCAACACTGAGGATGCGTTGATTCGTGTCGACATGTCCGAGTATCAGGAAAAGTTCACCAGCTCCCGACTCTTCGGCGCTCCGCCCGGATATGTCGGCTACGAGGAAGGCGGACAGTTGACGGAAAAGGTCCGTCGTCGTCCCTATTCGGTCGTCCTGTTCGACGAAATCGAGAAGGCCCACCCCGACGTGTTCAATGTGCTCTTGCAGGTGTTGGACGATGGGGTGTTGACCGACAGCTTAGGGCGCAAGGTGGACTTCAAGAACACCGTGGTCATCATGACGTCCAACCTCGGCACCAAGCTTATCCAGCGCAACGTCGCGCTCGGCTTCCAGAGCACCGAAGCGACAGTCCACGAGAAGAAGATCAAAGACGAAGTCATGGGTGAGTTACGCCGTAATTTCAGCCCGGAATTCCTGAATCGCATCGATGAGATCGTGGTCTTCCATCCGTTGGAGAAGCCGCATCTGTTTGCGATCCTGGATATCTTGCTGGCCGAGCTCAACAACCGACTCTTGGAGAAGGGCGTGCAACTGGAGGTCAGTGACGAGGTCAAGCATTGGTTGATACAGGAAGGCTATCAGCCGCTGTACGGGGCCCGTCCAATGCGGCGGACGATACAGCGTAGCCTTGGCGATCCGCTGTCGGAAGAACTCATCAAGGGACGGTTCAAGGAAGCGCGACGCGTGAAGGTTATCTTGAGGGACGGTTCCCCGTCGTTCGAGGAAATCGGCGCGTTGGCGGAGGTGTGACCATACCCTTCTTGTCCGCCAACTTGCGCACATCACATCGTGGATATGACGGCCTCCGCGGGACGAACCCGCGGAGGCCGTGTAATTTACAGAGTTTCCCGCCACCATCGTTTGGAACAGTCTCAACGTTACATGAAGCCTTCTTCTTTAAAAAATTGCCTCCTGGCCGTCGAAACCTCCTGCGATGAAACAGCTGCAGCCGTCATCGCGCTGGACGGCCCGATCTTGTCTAACGTCGTCAGCAGCCAGGTCGATACCCACGCCCCCTACGGCGGAGTAGTACCTGAATTGGCTGCCCGTCGGCATATCGAATCTGTCGATATCGTCGTGCAACAAGCCTTGCGCGACGCCAACCGGACATGGAGCCACGTGAGAGCGCTCGCCGCCACCCAAGGCCCGGGGCTGGCGGGAGCACTGTTGGTTGGTTTGAACTATGCGAAAGCCTGTGCCTATGCCCTTCGGGTCCCTCTCGTGCTCGTCAATCATCTCCAGGGGCATATGGCATCCGCCTGGATGGGGGCCAGCGAGTTTCCGCGGCGCGCCGTGCTGCTCGTTGTATCCGGAGGCCACACCCATCTGTACGTTACAGCGGCACAAGGACAGTATCGGCTGCTGGGTCACACGCAGGACGACGCCGCAGGCGAGGCCTTCGACAAGGGGGCAAAGCTGCTTGGGCTCGGCTATCCCGGCGGACCGGCGATCGATCGTCTTGCTCGCCAAGGTCGTCCCAACGCCCATCGCTTCCCCAGGTCGATGGGGGCGCCTGGCAGCCTGGGATTCAGTTTCAGCGGCTTGAAGACCTCGTTGCTCTATTACCTACGTGATAATCCGACGTGGCAGGAACCTCGTCATCTGGCCGATCTCGCCGCTAGTTTTCAAGAAGCGATCGTCGACGTGTTGGTGGCTAAGTCGCTGGCCGCCGTACGACAAGGCGGGGTTGACGCTCTGGCCGTGGTTGGCGGAGTGTCCGCAAACAGCCGGTTGCGAGAGCGCCTGAACGAAGAATGCAGGAGACGCGGCATTGTCCTCAGCGTCCCTCCTATGGCACTCTGTACCGACAATGCCGCCATGATTGCCGCGGCGGGCCTCCATGCCTTCCAGGCCGGCCAGACGGCATCGTGGGACGCTGAGTCTTTTGCAAACCTCCTCCTGCGCGGCTTGGCAGAGTAGGGGATTACTTCAGCAAGAAATGTTCGATTACGAACCGCCTTTGGTGGGTTAAGCTCAAGAGGAGCATCCTATTCCACACGTCATCGGGCACACGGCAGGCCTCAAGCCCAGCCAGCTTGTACAACTCGATCATCTGTACCGGCGACGCGTCCCTGCCGATCGCGTCATCTCGGTAGAATTGGCCCGCACCTGTTCGGCGTTGGCGCTTCAGCTCGCTCGCCCCATCGGCGTACTACTCTCTCGGCGCGGAACAGTCGAGCAGGTCATTGTTGGACGCGATTGGGCCTCGCCCTTGAAGACGATGCCGCACTCACGCCTAGGCACTCGCTCTCTTCGAGGGGTCCGCCTGATCCTCACATTGCTCCGCGGCGAGGCTCTCACGCGAGACGATCTGATCAACCTCGCGCTGCATCGTCTGGATTTGCTGGCCGGGCTGGGGGTCGGTCACGATGGGAACCCGGCACACCTCCAGTTGGCCACCGTGGCGCCGCCAACATACGCTGGCGCTGGGTCTCCCTATGACGTGCGACCACCGGTCCCCTTTCATACCTTTCAACTCGAATGCGATCGGTTCGTACACGAACTGGAATCCAAGCTCGGCAAGGCGATCCGTGGATACGACGTCACAGACGGACGTGATGCGGCCGTCCTAGTGAGCGCAAGCCCACGAAGCCGCGCGGAACAGGAAGCCAGTCTCGCCGAATTGACCGAACTCGCCGAATCGGCCGGTATCAGAGTGGTCGATCGCGTGGTGCAGCGGACGCCGGAGACTCATTCGAAATTTTTGATCGGGAGCGGCAAGCTGAAGGAGGTCGTGATTGCCACACTCCAGCACGGCGCGACGCTTCTCATTGTCGACCAGGATCTCGCTCCAGCGCAAATCCGAGGCATCGGAGAGGTGACGGATCTTCGTGTCATCGATCGCACGCAACTCATCCTCGACATCTTCGCCCAGCGGGCCCATACGCGGGAGGGCAAGGTCCAAGTCGAACTGGCACAGCTTCGGTACCTCCTTCCCCGCCTCTCAGGACACGGTACGACCATGTCGCGCCTTGGGGGCGGAATCGGGGGGCGGGGTCCGGGCGAGACCAAACTCGAAACCGACCGCCGGCGAGTACGGGATCGCATCGCCCATCTGGAGAAGGAATTGGCTACCTTCGCTCGTCATCAGGATCAGCGTCGCGCCAAACGGTTGCGTCATGGGGTGCCTATCGTCTCGATTGTCGGCTATACCAATGCGGGTAAGTCCACACTTCTCAACGTCTTGACCCAGAGTTCCGTTGCGGCCGACCATCGCATGTTCGAAACGCTGGATATCTCGAGCCGCCGTTTGCGTTTTCCGCGCGACCGTGAAGTCATTGTGACGGACACGGTGGGATTTATCCGCAATCTCCCGAAGGATCTCATGGGGATCTTCCGAACCACTTTGCGAGAACTTCGCGACGCGGACGCCTTGCTTCACGTGGTAGATGCCAGTGCTACGAATCCGACCGAGCACATCGCCGCCGTCGAACACATTCTTCGAGAACTGGAACTGGACCATATTCGTCGGATCCTTGTGTTCAATAAGTGCGACCGCCTGCCGGTAGAGGAGCGTGAAGCCCTGTGCCGCCGGTACGGTGCGCTCGGAGTGTCCGCCCTTGACTCGGACTCGCTTCAGCCATTGATCGCCTGCCTGGATCAGACGTTTCTGCACCTGCAACACCGATACCGGGAGTCGGCTGCCTCCTGGCTCGGCGGAACGGAACACGATGCTGAGACGAAGCAGTCCAACCCAGCATCGGATCCGCCTCCGGTGGCGATCCATCACGCATCGCGGTGAGCATGCCGTCAGGCCAGACACACCGGGTAGCTCGAATATTGACCGCGCTGGCTCGCCAGTTGCCCAAACCGCGAGTAGAACTCGACCATACGAACCCACTTGAGCTTCTAATGGCTACAATATTGTCGGCTCAATGCACCGACCAGCGAGTCAACCAAGTCACGCCAGCCTTATTTGCGCGGTACCAGCGGGCCATCGACTATGCCAAGGCAAGCCCCGCCGATCTCGAACGCATGATTCGATCAACCGGGTTTTTCAAGAGCAAGGCCCGGCGGCTCATTGAGTGCGGGGGCGCCTTGGCCGATCGGTTTCACGGCGAAGTCCCACCAACGATGGAAGATCTCACGTCCCTCCCTGGTGTCGGAAGAAAGACAGCCAACGTGTTGCTTGGACACGTGTTCGGGCAGCCTGCCATAGTGGTGGACACACACGTCAAGAGAGTGGCGCATCGGCTTGGATTGACGACGTCTGACAATCCCGACCGGATCGAACTCGACCTGCAAGGTGTGATTCCACGAAACCAATGGACCGTTGGATCGCAACGACTGCTCCTGCATGGACGGTATGTCTGCCTCGCACGAACACCCAAATGCGGTGAATGCGCCATCTACGTCGATTGCCACTGGAAAGGGAAACGCCCGCGATGATCAGAAGCATGACGGGATTCGGGCGTAAGGAAGTGCCTGTGACCGGAGGTACGCTGGCCATCGAGATTCGAGCGGTGAACCATCGCTTCCTGGATGTCCTATGTCGCCTCCCCAAGAGCCTGTCCGGTCTCGAGGAGTCCTGCAAGCAAATGATTCAGCAGCATTGTCAGCGAGGCCGCGTCGAAGTCAGTGTGACCCTGAACGGCGAGCGACAAGGGCCTCGCGCGGTCTCCGTCGATCGGCAGCTAGCCAAACTGTATGTCTCGGCGCTCCGGGCCTTACAAAGGGAGCTGCGGTTATCCGGCAAAGTGGACGTCAACCTGGTGGCCGGGTTGCGGGATGTGGTTTCGTTGACCGAGGCCCCTGGTGGCGACCGAAATATACAAAAGACGGTCTTGCGCACACTGACCGCGGCCGTCCGCGAACTCACTCGCATGCGTGAGCGAGAAGGGGACGCGCTCGCGCGAGACGTCATTGCACATCTCGTTAAACTCGATGAAGCACACGCCCGCATCGCCCAGCGTGCCCCACGGATTGCGGAGGACGCACTGGCACGGTTAAAAGCTCGCGTCCAAGTCCTTCTTGATTCGAACATGGTGGACGAGATACGCCTGCATCAGGAACTCGCCATCCTTGCGGACCGAAGCGATATCTCAGAGGAATTGGCTCGTTTCCAGTCGCATTGTGCACAGTTCCGGGCGACACTGGAGCGATCCGATTCAGTCGGTAAGACTCTCGACTTCCTTCTTCAAGAACTCGGTCGCGAGGTCAATACGATCGGTTCCAAGGCGAATGACCCCGGCATTACCGCTGACGTCG harbors:
- the yicC gene encoding hypothetical protein, with amino-acid sequence MIRSMTGFGRKEVPVTGGTLAIEIRAVNHRFLDVLCRLPKSLSGLEESCKQMIQQHCQRGRVEVSVTLNGERQGPRAVSVDRQLAKLYVSALRALQRELRLSGKVDVNLVAGLRDVVSLTEAPGGDRNIQKTVLRTLTAAVRELTRMREREGDALARDVIAHLVKLDEAHARIAQRAPRIAEDALARLKARVQVLLDSNMVDEIRLHQELAILADRSDISEELARFQSHCAQFRATLERSDSVGKTLDFLLQELGREVNTIGSKANDPGITADVVQMKTELEKIREQVQNIE
- the tsaD gene encoding tRNA N6-adenosine threonylcarbamoyltransferase; the protein is MKPSSLKNCLLAVETSCDETAAAVIALDGPILSNVVSSQVDTHAPYGGVVPELAARRHIESVDIVVQQALRDANRTWSHVRALAATQGPGLAGALLVGLNYAKACAYALRVPLVLVNHLQGHMASAWMGASEFPRRAVLLVVSGGHTHLYVTAAQGQYRLLGHTQDDAAGEAFDKGAKLLGLGYPGGPAIDRLARQGRPNAHRFPRSMGAPGSLGFSFSGLKTSLLYYLRDNPTWQEPRHLADLAASFQEAIVDVLVAKSLAAVRQGGVDALAVVGGVSANSRLRERLNEECRRRGIVLSVPPMALCTDNAAMIAAAGLHAFQAGQTASWDAESFANLLLRGLAE
- a CDS encoding ATP-dependent Clp protease ATP-binding subunit ClpC → MFERFTDKGRKIIILAREEAERHQNDYLGTEHLVLAILRESDGIALMILKKMGLSPEQIRLEIERNLPGGGTTMTFGEIPFSPRVKKVIEYAVEEARLLGHNHIGSEHLLLGLLREEEGIGGKILRSLGANLLTARQLTVTFLRKSTPRERDRKSNTPALDEFGRDLTQLAQEGQLDPVIGRSDEIERVLQILSRRTKNNPVLIGESGVGKTAIVEGLAQRIVTSEVPDNLLNRRVIALDLGSLVAGTKYRGQFEERLKVVMKEIAQAGNIIIFIDELHTLVGAGAAEGSIDASNMLKPALSRGEIQCIGATTLDEYRKHIEKDGALKRRFQPIYVQPPSVDETIRIIQGLRDRYEEHHGVEITDEAIVEAVKLSDRYITDRFLPDKAIDLIDETGSRAKLQTYALPGELKALEQELKRVSREKEVAISMQNFEEAVRHREEEERLRKLLEESKREWKKSQEKHKPVISKEDVAYVVSKMTGIPLFKLEEEESNKLLRMEEFLHRRVVGQDEAISAVARAIRRSRAGLKETKKPIGSFIFLGPTGVGKTELARALAEFLFNTEDALIRVDMSEYQEKFTSSRLFGAPPGYVGYEEGGQLTEKVRRRPYSVVLFDEIEKAHPDVFNVLLQVLDDGVLTDSLGRKVDFKNTVVIMTSNLGTKLIQRNVALGFQSTEATVHEKKIKDEVMGELRRNFSPEFLNRIDEIVVFHPLEKPHLFAILDILLAELNNRLLEKGVQLEVSDEVKHWLIQEGYQPLYGARPMRRTIQRSLGDPLSEELIKGRFKEARRVKVILRDGSPSFEEIGALAEV
- the hflX gene encoding GTPase HflX — encoded protein: MPHSRLGTRSLRGVRLILTLLRGEALTRDDLINLALHRLDLLAGLGVGHDGNPAHLQLATVAPPTYAGAGSPYDVRPPVPFHTFQLECDRFVHELESKLGKAIRGYDVTDGRDAAVLVSASPRSRAEQEASLAELTELAESAGIRVVDRVVQRTPETHSKFLIGSGKLKEVVIATLQHGATLLIVDQDLAPAQIRGIGEVTDLRVIDRTQLILDIFAQRAHTREGKVQVELAQLRYLLPRLSGHGTTMSRLGGGIGGRGPGETKLETDRRRVRDRIAHLEKELATFARHQDQRRAKRLRHGVPIVSIVGYTNAGKSTLLNVLTQSSVAADHRMFETLDISSRRLRFPRDREVIVTDTVGFIRNLPKDLMGIFRTTLRELRDADALLHVVDASATNPTEHIAAVEHILRELELDHIRRILVFNKCDRLPVEEREALCRRYGALGVSALDSDSLQPLIACLDQTFLHLQHRYRESAASWLGGTEHDAETKQSNPASDPPPVAIHHASR